The Streptomyces sp. B3I8 nucleotide sequence GGCCGAAGAAGTTGCCGCCGTGCACCACCTTTCCCTGCTCCGTCCCGTCGTCGGGGAAGAACAGCGGGTTGTCGCTGATGCCGCCGAGATCCGCGGCGACCACGCCGTCGACGTAACGCAGCGCGTCCTCTGCGGCGCCGAGCAGCTGCGGGGCGCAACGGATGCTGTACGGCTCCTGCAGCGGCCGGGTGCCGGACGGGGTGAGGCCGGTGAGCGTGCCCCGCATCCGGGCGCCGACGGCGACCGCGCCCGGATGGCCGTAGACGCGCAGCAGGTCCGCGTCGAGGAAGCCGGGGTCGCAGCCGAGGAGGTCGGCCAGCAGACAGGTGAGGGCGGCCAGTGACCGGTGCGCCGCGCGCACGGCGTCGCGGGCCAGGGCCGTGGCCGCGGTGGTGACGGAGGTGCCGTTGACGAGGGCGAGCGCGTCGCGGCCGTTCAGGGCCAGCGGGCGCAGCCCGGCGGCGGTCAGTGCCTCGTCGGCCGGCATGCGGCGGCCGTCCAGGTAGGCGTGTCCCCGGCCGCGCAGTGCCTGGGTGGCGTAGGCGAGCGGGATGAGGTCACCGCTCGCCCCGACGGAGCCGTAGCGCGGAACGGCGGGCGAGAAGGTCGTGGCGAACATCGCGGCGAGCCGGTCGACGACCTCGGCGGACACGCCGGAGACGCCCTGGGCGAGGGACCAGGTGCGCAGCAGGAGGGCGGCACGGCAGATCTCGTGCGGCAGGTCGGGCCCCTGGCCGGCCCCGAGGTGGGCCAAAGTGTTGTCGCACTGGTCGGCTTCGTCGGGCCGGCCGGCGTACCCCACGAGGGCGCCGAACCCGGTGGTGGCGCCGTAGATGCGGGGGGCCTCGCCGTCGCCGCCGTGCCGCAGGCCGTGGAAGAAGCGGCGGCCGCGGTCCAGACGCGAGCGGGCCCCGTCGTCCACGGTGACGGTGAGCGGGTCCGCCGCGCGGCGCAGGACGGCGGAGTCCGGGGGGCCGGTGAGGGAGACGGTGTTCGTGGTGGTGAGCACGTGACGAAACGTAGGCGGTGAATCTCAGAGCGTTCTGAAAACCGCTGGCTAGCTTCCGGAACATGACCCATGACTACCTGACGACTCACGACTACCTGATCATCGGCGCGGGGCCCGCCGGGCTGCAACTCGCCGCCCTCCTGGAACGGGACGGCGCGGACTACGTCGTTCTGGAGCGTGGCAGTGGTCCGGGTACGTTCTTCACCCGGTTCCCCCGGCACCGGTACCTGATCTCGAACAACAAGGTGCACACGGGGTACGACGATCCGGAGCTGCGGCTGCGGATGGACTGGAACTCCCTGCTGAGCGACGATCCGGAGCTGGTGTTCACCCGGTACAGCCCCCGCTACTTCCCGCCGGCCGACGACCTGGTGCGCTATCTGACGGACTTCGCCTCCCGCACCGGGGTGCGCGTACGGTACGACACCGCCGTCGAGAAGGTCTCCCGCGGCGCCGGGGGCTTCACCGTCACCGACGGCTCGGGCACGGCGTGGCGGGCCCGGCACCTGGTGGTCGCCACCGGGATGCCCGTGCCGAACCTGCCGTCGGTCCCGGGCGTCGAACTGGCCGAGCGGTACGACACGATCGACACCGATCCGGAGAACTTCACCGATCAGCGGGTTCTCCTCATCGGCCGGGGCAACTCCGCCTTCGAGACGGCCGAGAACCTGATGGAGCACGCGGCGGTCATCCACATGGTCGGCTCGGGCTCGCTGAAGATGGCCTGGCGGACGCACTACGTGGGGCATCTGCGCGCGGTCTACAACAACTTCCTGGACAGCTACC carries:
- a CDS encoding aromatic amino acid ammonia-lyase, which codes for MLTTTNTVSLTGPPDSAVLRRAADPLTVTVDDGARSRLDRGRRFFHGLRHGGDGEAPRIYGATTGFGALVGYAGRPDEADQCDNTLAHLGAGQGPDLPHEICRAALLLRTWSLAQGVSGVSAEVVDRLAAMFATTFSPAVPRYGSVGASGDLIPLAYATQALRGRGHAYLDGRRMPADEALTAAGLRPLALNGRDALALVNGTSVTTAATALARDAVRAAHRSLAALTCLLADLLGCDPGFLDADLLRVYGHPGAVAVGARMRGTLTGLTPSGTRPLQEPYSIRCAPQLLGAAEDALRYVDGVVAADLGGISDNPLFFPDDGTEQGKVVHGGNFFGQPAAFAADLLASVTAQLGNLAERQLDLLTDPARNGGLPPMLATAPGLQHGLQGVQLAGTAFVAEIRRNATPASMQSLPTNLHNQDVVPFGTQAALRSYDMAELLGLLCGSLALGLRQAVHVGARRPTAPRCADLLDALIEEIPPVEPDRPLDADVRAAARLLATRALP